One window of Bacteroidales bacterium genomic DNA carries:
- a CDS encoding orotate phosphoribosyltransferase, which produces MENNNLSRNIAQNLLQIKAIKFNTTNPFIWASGIKSPIYCDNRKTLSFPKVRNIIKKAFVEIIKENFPDTEIIAGVATGAIAQGALVADELNLSFIYVRPDAKSHGLKNMIEGTIEKGKKVVVVEDLISTGGSSLKAVDAIRKEECEILGMVAIFTYGFNVAKENFKKSNCKLITLSNYDDLIKLAEETGYIEKKELSTLIEWKKNPEKWKK; this is translated from the coding sequence ATGGAAAATAATAATTTATCAAGAAATATAGCTCAAAATTTACTACAAATTAAAGCAATTAAATTTAATACAACAAATCCTTTTATATGGGCATCAGGAATTAAGTCGCCAATTTATTGTGATAACAGGAAAACTCTTTCTTTTCCAAAGGTAAGAAATATTATAAAAAAAGCTTTTGTTGAGATAATAAAAGAAAATTTTCCAGATACTGAAATCATTGCAGGTGTTGCAACCGGAGCAATAGCACAAGGTGCTTTGGTGGCTGATGAATTAAATTTATCATTTATTTATGTCAGACCTGATGCTAAAAGTCATGGATTAAAAAATATGATTGAAGGCACAATTGAAAAAGGTAAAAAAGTTGTAGTTGTTGAAGATTTAATATCAACCGGAGGTAGTAGTCTTAAAGCTGTTGATGCAATTAGAAAGGAAGAGTGCGAAATATTAGGAATGGTAGCTATTTTTACTTATGGGTTTAATGTTGCAAAAGAAAATTTCAAAAAATCTAATTGTAAACTTATTACATTAAGCAATTATGATGATTTAATTAAATTAGCCGAAGAAACCGGATATATTGAGAAAAAAGAATTAAGTACATTAATTGAATGGAAAAAAAATCCTGAAAAATGGAAGAAATAA